The segment ATGGCAAACGCGCCCATGCTTCGTATTCGGAGACATTCGCTACTCTGCTGACGGCCGTGTCCCGGACGTACGTGAAGGCGTTGTTCCGAGGTGTATCGGGGAGCGGCGGACAGCTCCGGACCATTTTTGTCGCCCCGGAATTCCTATTTACCTTCCCAGGAGCCCGCGACAAGGTCAAGACCTATGATCCAACACAGCCTCAGACCAAGCCGCCAGGTAGCCTGGCCGGTAGCGCAGCGATCGACAAAGATACGCGCAACAAAATTCTGGCTGACCTGCAAGTGATCGCCTACGACAACATGCTTCTGATTCCAGGCACCATCGTTTTCAAGGAAGAGTTGACCCGTGATACGATGAAGAAGGCGATAGGAAACCTGGAACGGGCCATTGCTCCCGTAACGAAAGAATTTACAAAGGGCGGCGCAGTCAGGATAGATTACAGCCGCGCGACAAAACCTAATCCTTACGGGTCGTTCGAACTTAACGATCCGGATATCACGGAAAAATACCTGGGCGTGCCGGAGAAACCCACCTCTGGAACGGCTGACGCGGGCAAAGCCCTTTACGAAGCGCAAATCAAGGAACTTAAGTGGCGGTATAATCTCGTCGAACTTAACCCTCAGGAGCGCTACCAGCTCGACAAGCAGCCGGAGCTGCTGGATCGCACGTTTTTGATCAAGAACCGGACCTACGTCTTTTTCAACCGGAAAAGAATCTTCAGTTTCGGCAAGAAATGCAACATGGGCGATTTTTTCGACGATGCGGAGAGAGGGATTTTTGTTCCTGGGAAAAAGGGGGCCATCACTTCGGAAATCGATAACTTGAAGGTTGGGTTCGAGATATGTCTGGACCACTCCAAAGGCGTCTTACGCGACCTCATGGGCTCGAAAAAAGACCTTGATCTTCAGATCATTTGTTCGGCTGAGGTTCCTAACACGGCTCTGAACTTTGTCGTGAAAGAGGGTGGTTTCACGCTTCATGCCTCGTCCAAAAAGGAACATACCGCAGTGTATCAGTGTAAGTTAAAAGGTGTGAGGAGGGAGTTTGTTAAGATCGACCCGGTGGTCGAGGACGAGGTTGGTGGCGACTCGCTCCGCTTTTATGAATTGGACCTGGACCAGATTAAAAAGTGACCCACGGCCAAAACGTGAGTCCTGATGAAGCCGCGCCGCCTGTCAAGGCGGCGGCAAGCTCCTGCGTTTCCAACTGAAATGCCCGGTGCAGGTCCGGGTAAGCTATGTCTTGCATCCTGTGCCCGAGCTCGCAGAGCCCGGCCCAACCGGCCGGTTGCCTCGGGCAGAGACTCGCTCAGGAGCGCGCCGATTTCTGTCCGGACTTCGAGTCATCGGCCAGCGTCGGCTTCGTCGGATTAGCCTGTTGAGGCGACTGGGGCGACGTCGGGCTGCTCCCGCTGCCCGACCCGGCCGCGCCGCCGCTGTTGATCATCACCATCGTGCCCTGGATGGCAACCCCGATCGGGCTGATGTCGATAAAGTTACCGCCAACCTTCAAGGTAAGTTGAACCCCGGCTTCCAGCACCAACGTCATCCCGGATTTAAGGTGAATCTCCGTGCCGGCCTCCATGGCGTACTTCATCCCGGCCTTTTCCTGAAGGTCCATTCCGACGGTTAGCGAACTGTTCTCACCAACCTTCTCCTGGCGGTTCATGCTTACGGTGAGGTGCAGGTCTTGGCCGACCGACTCCTTCCTGGTCCCGTCAACGACGATGTCCTGGTTGCCGGTACCTCCGTCGATGCCTCCGATATGGAGTTGCTGGTTCCGGCCGATCTGCGCGACCTGGTCCCGGTCGATCGTAAGGTGGTGGTCCTCACAGACCCGCTCGATCTGGTCTCCGCTTTTGCTGTCGTCTTCTTTCCCGATAAACTGATGGCGGCTGCCGAGCGTGCGCGCAAGCGAGTCGTTCTTGGTCGTGATCTCCAGGTTCCGCTCGGCATGGAAGAATAACTGCTCTTTATCCTTCGTATCGTCGAACCGGATCTCATTGTAGCCGGTGCCTCCCAGGGTGCTGTTGGTCTTGATGCCGCTGACGTTCGGATCGTTCTTGTGTTTCGAGTCAAGGCCGTCGCCTTCGTACGGCGGCATCTGCTCGGCATTATAGACGCTGCCGACGATGACGGGTTGGTCCGGATCGCCTTCGAGAAAGGCCACGAGCACCTCCTGGCCGATCCGCGGCCAGAAAGATGCGCCCCAGCGTTTGCCCGCAAACGCCTGGCCCACCCGGATCCAGCACGAACTGTTGCCGTCGTTCTTGCCCTCGCGATCCCAGTAAAATTGCACCTTCACCCGCCCGTACTTGTCGGTGAAGATTTCCTTCCCGGAAGGCCCCGTCACCAGGGCGTTTTGAACTCCGGCGATAAAAGGAATGGCGGTCTTGCGTGCCGGCCGGTAAGGCAGCTGAAAAGGAATGCAGGTAAAATGGTTGGTGTAATTCAGGCCCCCGCCGTCGCTGCCCGACCGGTAGGAATCGATCATCGCCGCATCGTGGGAAACCGAGGCCAGGACGTAGCTGCCCTCCCCATCAAAATGACGGCTGAGGCTGAACTTGTGGCCTGAAACAAAATTAACGCAGCTTGAGCTTCCCTGGATGGTCAGGGCCGGAACCGCCTCCGCCTCCATCCGGAGTTTAACCGTTCGGCGGTTATCGTCGAAGATCTTCTGCAGCCGCGACGCCTGGTCGCCGCCGCTGGGGGAAACGCCGTCGAAACGCTCGGCGTAGCCGCCCGGGAAATCATAGATCTCCAGGGTCCCGTTCACCTGGTCCTTAAGCGTGTGCGTCGCCGTTCCGACCTGAACGGAGTTCTGGATGTTTTCTTTCGCCTCGAGGTTCTGCGTCGGCTGCTGGAACGAATGATCCCAGAGGGTGTATTTGGCCGCACGCACCGCCTGCGTCTTTCGCCACTCGTACACGTGATCCGCCTTACGGGGACCGCCTTCGATCATCTCATACCTGGCACTGGTCAGACCCGGCACATCCGCGTGAGACTGGCTCGTGTCGGCGATCACCATCGTGTGGCCGCTCTTGGAGTGCTTGAAGAAATAGTAGATTCCTTCGTCTTCCATCAGGCGGCTGGCAAAATTGAAATCCGTCTCCCGGTATTGGACGCAGTATTCGCGGGGTTCATACTTGCCCCTGAGTTCGTAATCGCAATCGTACCCCTGAAACACCTGTTTAAGGATGTCCGGCACCGACATCTGCTGGAAGATCCGGCTCCGGGCCTGCCGCGTGAGCAGCCACAGTTTAGGGACGATCTCGGCAGAAAAGCTGGTGAACGCCTTATTGCGATTGCCTTCCGAGAACGCCGCGCAGATGCCATCGATGTAGCGCCATTCAGTGTCGCCGCCTTTGCCGGGAGTGGCTGCGGAGACCGTGAATTGCTTGCCGATGAGCTGGCTGAAGTCTATCGTGGTGGCGTTATCGGCGATCAGGTCCAATGTGAAAGAGAATAGGTGGCTGATCTGTTCACTTCCCCGGAAGCCGGTGATCAAGAGTGCGGTCCCCCCCAGCGGCGTGGTTACCTGCAACGGCCGATTCGTCTGTGAATATGACGGCATAAGTTTTATGACTACAAATGATTACACCACCCGGCTTTGCGAGTTAGTTAACCCGCTCTTGGCATGGAGGGGCGCTGGTGAATAGCCCGGAACTGACGCGCCTGGCTTCACCCGGATTTTTCGCGATTGGATTGCCTTCGTCCCGGTAGAGCGGTCGATCTTACCCCCGTTCTTAAGCGTTGTGCCTTTCAGTTGAGGCGGCGGGAGCTTGAGAACGGGGGTCACCCGGGACTTCAACGTTTGGTGCGAGTTCACCTTGCCAGGGGCAAGCGGTTCCGAAGCCGTCTTTCGCCCCAAAGGGGCAAGGGACCTTAGCCCAGGGTTTACCCCCGTTTTACGGCCCGAAGGGCCAGGAGAACCTAGCCCAGGGTTTACCCTGGGTAACCGTAAAATGACGATGAGCCCTGAAAGGGCGGCAGAACCCGCCAGCGACGCCTTCTGCCGCCCTTTCAGGGCTCGATCCGGGGGGAGGATCCTACCCAGGGTAAACCCTGGGCTAAGTTCTACCGCCCCTTCGGGGCGAAAACGGCCGCCCTGAAAAGATTGCGGGTAACGCTCAGGGGTAAACCCTGGGCTACGTTCTCCTGGCCCTTCGGGCCGTAAGGCGCTTCCCAGGCCAGTGCCGCGTGTCATTTTGATTCGGACCAAGCGTTCAAGTCTCAGTGATCACTCCGTCTCGCGGCCGGTATGTGGCGGGACCAAGCGCACCGCCTCATGATTCCTTGCAGACGTCCGCTAAGCATAGTCATAGGCGAAAGTGCCATCCTGGACCTTAATGTCTACCTTCTGCGGGCTGGCTCCTTCCATCAGCCGGTTCAGCAGTTCCCGGCTGATTTCCGGAAGGAGGGTGTTGGTCAGGATAGCGTCGACCATGCGTCCGCCGCTCTCCAGTTCGGTACAGCGAGTGGCAATCAGGCCGACGACGGCATCGTCGTAACCGAGCGCGATGCCCTGGTTGTTGGCCAGACGTTTCTGGATCCGGCTAAGTTGCAGCCGGATGATCGACTTCAGCATCGCATCACTTAGCGGGTAATACGGAACGACCACCAGCCGGCCCAGCAGGGCGGCCGGAAATACCTTCAGCAACGCCGGTCGCAACGATTGCGCCAGACCTTCCGGCGACGGGGTCATCTCCGGGTCTTTGCAAAGGTTCATGATCAGGTCGCTGCCGACGTTGGTGGTTAAAAGGATGATGGTGTTCTTGAAGTCGATGAGCCGGCCCTCACCGTCCTCCATCATCCCTTTATCGAATACCTGGAAGAAAATTTCGTGCACATCGGAGTGCGCCTTTTCCACTTCGTCGAGCAAAACCACGCTGTAAGGCCGGCGCCGAACCGCTTCGGTAAGAATGCCGCCTTCACCATAACCGACGTACCCGGGGGGCGCGCCTTTCAACGTTGAGACGGTGTGAGCCTCCTGAAACTCACTCATGTTGATGGTGATCATGTTGCTTTCGCCGCCGTACAGGGTCTCGGCCAGGGTCAAGGCCGTTTCCGTCTTGCCGACGCCGCTTGGGCCGGCCAGCAGGAACACGCCAATCGGCTTGCTGGGGTTGTCGAGACCGGCCCGCGAGGTCTGGATCCGCTTCGCGATGGTTTCAAGGCTGTGCCGCTGCCCGATGACGCGCCGTTCGAGGCTGTCGGCCAGCGATAACACCGCCTGGATTTCGTTCTTCACCATGCGCCCGACGGGAATTCCCGTCCAATCGGCCACCACCGACGCGACGGCCTGCTCATCGACGCTCGGGAGGATCAGCGGCGTCTCACCCTGGAGGCCCGCAAGCTGGCGTTCCAGGGAACGCAGTTCCTCCAGCAAGGCGGGCCGCGGTTTCGGTTCACTGCCGGCCTGTCCATTCCCCGAAGGAGCGGACGCCGCCTCCGTTTCGGGCATCCGAAGCTGCAGACGCACCGCCAGGATCTGGTCCACGACTGATTTTTCCTTTTGGTAGTCGGCTTCCAGTTTGGCCAGGCGTTCTTTCTCGCCCGCCAGCTGCGCGACAATCCCTTCTTTGCGCGCGGCGTGATCGATGCCGATCGCCGCCTCACGGTCGACCATCGCGAGTTCTCCCTCGAGCGCCTCGATGCGATGCCGGCTGTCCTCGATCGCCGGCGGGGTGGCGTGCTGGCTGATGGCGACCCGCGCGCAGGCTGTATCGATCAGGCTGACCGCTTTGTCCGGCAACTGGCGCGCGGGAATGTAGCGGTGGGAGAGGCGCGCGGCTGCATCCAGCGCTTCGTCAAGCACACTGACCTGGTGATGCTTTTCGAGAACCGGCGCCAAGCCGCGGATCATCAGGATGGCCTTTTCTTCATCCGGTTCCTCGACCTTGACGACCTGGAAACGGCGGGTCAGGGCGGGATCCTTTTCGAAATATTTCTTATACTCGGCCCAGGTCGTCGCGGCGATGGTGCGCAGCGTACCGCGGGCGAGCGCCGGCTTCAGCAGATTCGCCGCGTCACCCTGGCCGGCGGCGCCCCCGGCGCCGATAAGGGTATGAGCCTCGTCAATGAAGAGGATGATCGGCTTGGGCGAGGCTTGCACCTCGTCGATTACCTGCCGGAGGCGATTCTCAAACTCGCCCTTCATGCTCGCCCCGGCTTGCAGCAGCGCCAGGTCGAGCGTGCGCAGGACGACGTCCTTCAACGCGGGCGGTACGTCACCGGCCGCGATCCGAAGCGCGAACCCTTCCACCACGGCCGTTTTACCGACGCCCGCTTCACCCGTGAGGATCGGGTTGTTCTGGCGACGCCGCATCAGGATGTCGACGATCTGCCGGATCTCTTCGTCCCGGCCCAGGATCGGGTCGATTTCTCCTTTCCGGGCTTTTTCCGTCAGGTCGACCGAGAAACGTGCGAGCGCCTCCTGTTTGCCCATCGCTGCCGGCGCCACCGCCCCGCTTGCTTCCCCCGGCGCCGCACCGGCCGCGCCGGCCTGTTCCGCGGTGCCGGTCGCTTCTTCGGGCGAGCCGGCGAGGATCTTGGCGAAATTATCGGTGAGTTCGTCCGGTTTGATCTTTTGAAATTCAGCCGACAATCCCAAGAACACGTTGCGCAAATTCGGCGTCTTGAGCAGCCCGACCGCGATGTGCCCCGTCCGCACCCGATTCTCTCCGAACAACAGTGACCCGTACACCCAGCCCCGCTCAACACTCTCTTCCAGGTGGGGCGAAAGGTCGGAAATCGACGTGGCGCCGCGCGGCAACCGGTCAAGGGCGGCGATCAGGTCTCGCGCCACGCGGGAGGCATCGAGTTGAAAGTGGCGCAACAGCCGGTGCAGATCGCTGTCGTTCAGCTGAAAAACCTGGTGGAACCAATGAACCAGCTCCACGTACGGATTACCCCGCATCTTGCAAAAGACGGCGGCGCTTTCCACTGCCTTATAGGCGATCGGGTTTAACTTCCCGAAAAGGATGGAACGTTTGATTTCTGCCATACGGGGGGCCTCGGTGCGCGTTGGTTAGTTAATTGGTTAATTGGTTAGTAAGTTTCAGGATCAAAGACGGGATCGTCGGTATCTTGCCGGAACGGCTGACTCTTCAACCAGCTGGTCCACCCGAGCTGCGCACCCCCGCCCAGTTGCAGGCTCGGGACGGCCGCCGCCCGGAGCGAGCATTGCACATCCCAGAGAAACTCCTGGTCAACATAGTTGAGCACCCACGCTTTCAGCCGGCTGAAACTCTTTCCCGTGGGTAGCAGCCGCTGCAGAGCAGCCAGGTCCATCGG is part of the Verrucomicrobiota bacterium genome and harbors:
- the tssI gene encoding type VI secretion system tip protein VgrG is translated as MPSYSQTNRPLQVTTPLGGTALLITGFRGSEQISHLFSFTLDLIADNATTIDFSQLIGKQFTVSAATPGKGGDTEWRYIDGICAAFSEGNRNKAFTSFSAEIVPKLWLLTRQARSRIFQQMSVPDILKQVFQGYDCDYELRGKYEPREYCVQYRETDFNFASRLMEDEGIYYFFKHSKSGHTMVIADTSQSHADVPGLTSARYEMIEGGPRKADHVYEWRKTQAVRAAKYTLWDHSFQQPTQNLEAKENIQNSVQVGTATHTLKDQVNGTLEIYDFPGGYAERFDGVSPSGGDQASRLQKIFDDNRRTVKLRMEAEAVPALTIQGSSSCVNFVSGHKFSLSRHFDGEGSYVLASVSHDAAMIDSYRSGSDGGGLNYTNHFTCIPFQLPYRPARKTAIPFIAGVQNALVTGPSGKEIFTDKYGRVKVQFYWDREGKNDGNSSCWIRVGQAFAGKRWGASFWPRIGQEVLVAFLEGDPDQPVIVGSVYNAEQMPPYEGDGLDSKHKNDPNVSGIKTNSTLGGTGYNEIRFDDTKDKEQLFFHAERNLEITTKNDSLARTLGSRHQFIGKEDDSKSGDQIERVCEDHHLTIDRDQVAQIGRNQQLHIGGIDGGTGNQDIVVDGTRKESVGQDLHLTVSMNRQEKVGENSSLTVGMDLQEKAGMKYAMEAGTEIHLKSGMTLVLEAGVQLTLKVGGNFIDISPIGVAIQGTMVMINSGGAAGSGSGSSPTSPQSPQQANPTKPTLADDSKSGQKSARS
- the tssH gene encoding type VI secretion system ATPase TssH; this translates as MAEIKRSILFGKLNPIAYKAVESAAVFCKMRGNPYVELVHWFHQVFQLNDSDLHRLLRHFQLDASRVARDLIAALDRLPRGATSISDLSPHLEESVERGWVYGSLLFGENRVRTGHIAVGLLKTPNLRNVFLGLSAEFQKIKPDELTDNFAKILAGSPEEATGTAEQAGAAGAAPGEASGAVAPAAMGKQEALARFSVDLTEKARKGEIDPILGRDEEIRQIVDILMRRRQNNPILTGEAGVGKTAVVEGFALRIAAGDVPPALKDVVLRTLDLALLQAGASMKGEFENRLRQVIDEVQASPKPIILFIDEAHTLIGAGGAAGQGDAANLLKPALARGTLRTIAATTWAEYKKYFEKDPALTRRFQVVKVEEPDEEKAILMIRGLAPVLEKHHQVSVLDEALDAAARLSHRYIPARQLPDKAVSLIDTACARVAISQHATPPAIEDSRHRIEALEGELAMVDREAAIGIDHAARKEGIVAQLAGEKERLAKLEADYQKEKSVVDQILAVRLQLRMPETEAASAPSGNGQAGSEPKPRPALLEELRSLERQLAGLQGETPLILPSVDEQAVASVVADWTGIPVGRMVKNEIQAVLSLADSLERRVIGQRHSLETIAKRIQTSRAGLDNPSKPIGVFLLAGPSGVGKTETALTLAETLYGGESNMITINMSEFQEAHTVSTLKGAPPGYVGYGEGGILTEAVRRRPYSVVLLDEVEKAHSDVHEIFFQVFDKGMMEDGEGRLIDFKNTIILLTTNVGSDLIMNLCKDPEMTPSPEGLAQSLRPALLKVFPAALLGRLVVVPYYPLSDAMLKSIIRLQLSRIQKRLANNQGIALGYDDAVVGLIATRCTELESGGRMVDAILTNTLLPEISRELLNRLMEGASPQKVDIKVQDGTFAYDYA